CTGTAAATGAGAGAACAGAGGGAGGAGAATAGAAATGGTACGGAAGTGGCTGGTTCTTTTACTTTTATTTGTGTCGATGATGGTGGTTTCAATTGTCCCGTCGGCTCAAGCAGAAAATGCGCCGTCTTCTGACGAGCAACCACGGGCAGCATCATCAGATTTAACAGAACCTGAATCACTTGTAGGTCCAAGTGGAAAAACTCTTGTAACCAATGAAAAAACGACACCGGTTGGGCCAGGTATTGAATTAACGAGTTTCGAGAGGTTTGATCTGCGGGGGTGGTTAAATGGTGAATTGATGACAATTGAGCTTGATAATGAAAACGTTTTTTTGGACCTTCTTTTTCCGGGTGTCGTTTCGTCAGCAAAACCGTTATCTGAAATGGCTAAAACAGCAGGAGCAATTGCGGGGGTAAACGGTGACTTTTTTGATATTAACAATACGCAGGCGCCTTTAGGGGGAGCGATCCAAAACAATCAGCTGCTGAAAGGTCCAGAAGGTTCCCATACGTTAACTGCTGGTATTGATAGTAACAGAATTGGGCGGATTGCCAATCTATTATTAGAGGGAACCGTTACTCTTTCCAACGGCAGCTTTTCTTTAGATGCTTTCAATCAATACGGACTTCCCGCAAATGGGATCGGCTTATACACTTCCGTCTGGGGCTCTAAACAAAGGTTGTCATATGGAGCCTCAACGTATGAAGTAACGATACGGGATGGAAAGGTTACGCATGTTTCCAGTCAGCCAGGAAGCGGTGATATTGAGGAAAACTCTTACGTATTAGTTGGCCGTGAACAAGGGGCAGATATTTTAAAGACCTTATCAATTGGAGACAAGGTGACAGTCGATTATGCACCAAAAGTCGACGGGAATGCACGTATGTCATTTGCGATTGGCGGTAATGTCAAGCTGCTTGAAAGTGGAAATATTCGAGAAAACTTGGACGACAGCTCAGCAGCTCCCAGAACAGCCGTAGGATTTTCAGAGAATGGCAAAAAAATGTACGTAGTTGCCGTAGACGGCCGCCAAACGGACAGCCGTGGAATAACATATAAAGAATTGGCAGCATTAATGAAGGGATTTGGCGCCTACAATGCGCTGAACTTAGATGGCGGCGGTTCAACAACAATGGTTGCACGTAAACCCGGCGCAGAAAATGCGGAGGTTGTCAATCAACCATCAGATGGATCAGAGAGAGCTGTGCCGAACGGCATTGGGATTTTCGCAAAACCGGGCAGCGGAAAACTTAAAGGCCTTGACGTCACACCTGTTTTGGAACAAAAAAACATTGATCTGGTTTTTCCCGGTTTATCAAGAAGCTACAAAAGTGTTGGTTACGATGAGAATTACAATCCAGTTGAGACAGGTTCTATTAAATGGAGAACACGTCCATCTGATATAGGTACGTTCGAGGATGCCGGGGTTTTTCGTGCAAAAAAATCAGGTTCCTCTTTCGTACAGGCACAATCGGAATGGACGAAAGGAACAAGGAAGGTAACAGTCATAGGCGAATTAGAACGGATTGAAGCATCATCTTCGCGCCTGAGTCTTGAATCGGGTGCACAAGAAGATTTTTCTATCGAGGGGTACGATAAAGACGGTTATCGCACATTAATTGAGCCGCGTGATATTACACTAGACTATGATTCATCGGTTATATCCGTAAAAGAATACAAAGATGGCGGTTTTTCGATTGCTCCAAAAAAAGACGGGGGATCAACTGTTATTACGGCAACAGTTTCTGGTCATAAAACATATCTTCCAGTTACAATTGGTCTTTCAGAAAAAAAAGTATCGGACTTTGAGAGTACTGCAGGATGGTCTTTTACCAAATACCCTGCCGCTGTCGATGGATCAATAGAGACTGTTCAAGGGAAAAATGGACAAGGACTGCAGCTTAATTATGATTTCTCCACTTCGACCGCTACGCGTGCTGCTTATTTACAAGCAGACCCAATGCTAGAGCTTCCGGGAGAGGTGCAAAAGATTGGGCTGTGGGTACATGGAGATGGAAACGGAGCTTGGCTTCGCACGATCATTAAAGATGCTGCAAACACAAGCTATACGTTAACATTAGCAAGCAAAGTGGATTGGAAGGGCTGGAAATATGTTGAGGCAACGGTTCCAGAAGGAGTACGCTATCCGGCTAAGCTATGGCGCATCTATCCGGTGGAAGCGAATAAAAATGCTCAATATGCCGGAAGTCTAATTTTCGATGATCTCGTTGTTAAGGTGCCGCCGGAAGTTGAGGAGGTTCCAAAACAATCTCAGACACCCGATCCGCTTATTATTCAAAACGGGAAAATCCAAAGCGATCGTTGGAAATTTGCTGTCCTGGCAGATAGCCAGTTTGCTGCAAAATCTCCTGACAGCCAACAAGTACGGATGGCTCGGGAATCTCTTCGCCAAATCGTGAAAGTAAATCCGGATTTTCTTGTAATCAATGGAGATTTCGTTGATACGGCTTACAAGGAAGATTTTGAGCTAGCGGAAAAAATTTTGAAAGAAGAAGTCGGGGACAAGCTACCTGTTTATTATATCCCAGGGAATCATGAAAGAATGGGTACAGACACATTGGACAATTTCTTGAACGTTTATGAAAAAAACCGTTATACATTTGACCATAAAGGGACACGAATCATCTTGCTTGATTCATCTGC
This window of the Bacillus gobiensis genome carries:
- a CDS encoding phosphodiester glycosidase family protein — encoded protein: MVRKWLVLLLLFVSMMVVSIVPSAQAENAPSSDEQPRAASSDLTEPESLVGPSGKTLVTNEKTTPVGPGIELTSFERFDLRGWLNGELMTIELDNENVFLDLLFPGVVSSAKPLSEMAKTAGAIAGVNGDFFDINNTQAPLGGAIQNNQLLKGPEGSHTLTAGIDSNRIGRIANLLLEGTVTLSNGSFSLDAFNQYGLPANGIGLYTSVWGSKQRLSYGASTYEVTIRDGKVTHVSSQPGSGDIEENSYVLVGREQGADILKTLSIGDKVTVDYAPKVDGNARMSFAIGGNVKLLESGNIRENLDDSSAAPRTAVGFSENGKKMYVVAVDGRQTDSRGITYKELAALMKGFGAYNALNLDGGGSTTMVARKPGAENAEVVNQPSDGSERAVPNGIGIFAKPGSGKLKGLDVTPVLEQKNIDLVFPGLSRSYKSVGYDENYNPVETGSIKWRTRPSDIGTFEDAGVFRAKKSGSSFVQAQSEWTKGTRKVTVIGELERIEASSSRLSLESGAQEDFSIEGYDKDGYRTLIEPRDITLDYDSSVISVKEYKDGGFSIAPKKDGGSTVITATVSGHKTYLPVTIGLSEKKVSDFESTAGWSFTKYPAAVDGSIETVQGKNGQGLQLNYDFSTSTATRAAYLQADPMLELPGEVQKIGLWVHGDGNGAWLRTIIKDAANTSYTLTLASKVDWKGWKYVEATVPEGVRYPAKLWRIYPVEANKNAQYAGSLIFDDLVVKVPPEVEEVPKQSQTPDPLIIQNGKIQSDRWKFAVLADSQFAAKSPDSQQVRMARESLRQIVKVNPDFLVINGDFVDTAYKEDFELAEKILKEEVGDKLPVYYIPGNHERMGTDTLDNFLNVYEKNRYTFDHKGTRIILLDSSAGSYRTSNFEQLIHLKKSLEEAADDPTVKQVVVMAHHPTRDPLPTKNSQLNDQKESELLEQWLTAFRQDSGGKGAIYISGHAHTVHSERVEGVPYMVVGPAGKIPYGSADEGGFYSWTLFGVDPKAGPDRVFGPEKASLASKKADRSWIQAEVRPMLESITMDAPSAINAGETVKISASGHQVGDLTVPLRYPATVTWNGSENVFVGTGQKLKRAEVSGRYDAAFNPEKGELKALRKSKITLEIEANEKMTEKEIVIH